In a single window of the Verrucomicrobiia bacterium genome:
- a CDS encoding prepilin-type N-terminal cleavage/methylation domain-containing protein, with amino-acid sequence MKATGQHRISVGTPSRRGEAAPSSAFTLIELLVVIAIIAILASLLLPALSRAKTQAISLECLNNLKQLAVCWHGYSSDNSDLLVPNNSVMGFTQTSSNSDTTSSLAAGASWCMDHPRTDTTPINIINGLLYPYNQSVAIYHCPADKSVVEDANGVPLPSGQLRTRSYNMSQSLNGYPEFDQGFLMQDIPWFKKFTDISNPNPSSCFVFIDVHEDEIIDAQFGMPTQPAYINPNEWWDIPANRHNQGANLAFTDGHVEHWKWAYPKNYQGWDPQTVAPTELPDYRRVRSGMRLSFGN; translated from the coding sequence ATGAAAGCAACCGGACAGCATCGAATATCCGTCGGCACTCCCAGCCGGCGTGGAGAGGCTGCGCCTTCTTCGGCTTTTACGCTGATCGAACTGCTCGTGGTGATCGCGATTATTGCGATCTTGGCCAGCTTGCTTTTGCCGGCATTGAGCCGCGCGAAGACGCAGGCGATTAGTCTGGAATGCCTTAATAATCTCAAGCAGCTTGCGGTTTGCTGGCATGGTTATTCCTCGGACAATAGTGATTTGCTGGTGCCGAATAATTCGGTGATGGGTTTTACCCAAACGAGCAGCAATTCGGACACGACGTCGTCCCTCGCCGCCGGCGCTTCGTGGTGCATGGATCATCCGCGCACGGACACGACGCCGATCAACATCATCAATGGGCTGCTGTATCCTTATAATCAAAGCGTGGCGATCTATCATTGCCCGGCGGATAAATCGGTGGTCGAAGATGCCAATGGCGTTCCCCTGCCCTCGGGCCAGCTTCGCACACGGAGTTATAATATGAGCCAATCGCTCAACGGCTATCCCGAATTCGACCAGGGATTTCTCATGCAGGACATTCCGTGGTTCAAGAAATTCACTGACATCTCCAACCCGAATCCTTCGAGTTGTTTTGTCTTCATTGATGTGCATGAGGACGAAATCATTGACGCGCAGTTCGGCATGCCGACCCAACCGGCTTACATCAATCCCAATGAATGGTGGGACATTCCGGCCAATCGCCACAACCAGGGTGCGAATCTCGCTTTCACGGATGGGCACGTCGAGCATTGGAAATGGGCGTATCCCAAGAATTACCAGGGATGGGACCCGCAGACGGTCGCGCCGACGGAATTGCCGGATTATCGGCGCGTGCGTTCGGGGATGCGGTTGTCGTTTGGCAACTAA
- the xseA gene encoding exodeoxyribonuclease VII large subunit, producing the protein MSKPSKSQWDFGELFPTEATRKVLSVGELTLRVKGLLEKQVGQIWVTGEISNFRAQSSGHFYFTLKDADSQLNCVLFRTEARETRGLLQDGRKVILQGDLTVYEPRGQYQLRVSQVELVGVGALQAAFERLKQKLNADGWFASECKRPLPRFPRRIGIVTSPTGAAIRDVLHVVKRRNPALEIVIASCRVQGQGAAEEIATAIRLLNQFNAESQNPPPPIPHSALRTPHLDLILVTRGGGSLEDLWAFNEEVVARAIFESALPVISAVGHEIDFTISDFVADLRAATPSAAAEILTEGVFASGRFLELVGERMRQLLGQRLLDKEEELARLGQRLARVHPRRRLEEWSQRLDDLRESISRRARQGMRERALTSRALTERLLRLRPKQILAQRRELTIAIAKRLHEQARWQIENKRARLATLESRLRLLGPEQVLARGYSITTLADTGKVIRAASEVQPGQKLRTRLKSGEIRSVVEGASGQGS; encoded by the coding sequence GTGTCCAAACCATCCAAATCACAGTGGGATTTCGGCGAGTTGTTTCCAACCGAAGCGACACGCAAAGTCCTGTCCGTCGGCGAACTCACGCTGCGGGTGAAGGGCTTGCTCGAAAAACAAGTCGGCCAGATTTGGGTCACTGGCGAGATTTCCAATTTCCGCGCGCAAAGTTCCGGCCATTTTTATTTCACGCTCAAGGATGCCGATTCCCAACTGAACTGCGTCTTGTTCCGCACCGAGGCGCGCGAGACTCGCGGCCTCTTGCAGGACGGCCGCAAAGTCATTCTCCAGGGCGACCTCACCGTCTATGAACCGCGCGGCCAATATCAACTGCGCGTCTCGCAAGTCGAGTTGGTCGGCGTCGGCGCGTTGCAAGCCGCCTTCGAGCGTCTCAAGCAAAAGCTCAACGCCGATGGCTGGTTCGCCAGCGAATGCAAACGCCCGCTGCCGCGTTTTCCCCGGCGCATCGGCATCGTGACCTCGCCCACCGGCGCCGCCATTCGCGATGTGCTCCACGTCGTGAAACGGCGAAATCCCGCGCTGGAAATTGTCATCGCGTCCTGTCGCGTGCAAGGCCAAGGCGCTGCCGAAGAAATCGCCACCGCCATCCGCCTGCTGAATCAATTCAACGCCGAATCACAAAATCCACCACCGCCCATTCCGCACTCCGCACTCCGCACTCCGCACTTGGACTTGATTCTCGTCACCCGCGGCGGCGGAAGCCTCGAAGACCTCTGGGCCTTCAACGAAGAAGTCGTCGCCCGGGCCATTTTTGAATCCGCGCTGCCGGTCATCTCCGCCGTCGGCCACGAAATAGATTTTACCATTAGCGATTTTGTCGCCGACCTGCGCGCCGCGACTCCAAGTGCCGCCGCCGAGATTCTCACCGAAGGCGTCTTCGCCAGTGGCCGTTTTCTCGAACTCGTCGGTGAGCGCATGCGCCAGTTGCTTGGCCAACGGTTGCTCGACAAGGAAGAAGAACTCGCGCGCCTCGGCCAGCGCCTCGCCCGCGTGCATCCACGCCGCCGCCTTGAAGAATGGTCGCAACGCCTCGACGATTTGCGTGAAAGCATTTCGCGCCGTGCCCGCCAGGGTATGCGTGAACGCGCGCTTACCTCGCGCGCCCTCACCGAACGCCTCCTGCGCTTGCGCCCCAAACAAATTCTCGCCCAGCGACGCGAATTGACCATCGCCATCGCCAAACGCCTCCACGAACAAGCGCGCTGGCAAATCGAAAACAAACGTGCGCGTCTCGCGACGCTGGAATCGCGCTTGCGCCTCCTCGGCCCCGAGCAAGTCCTCGCGCGCGGCTACTCCATCACCACACTCGCGGACACCGGCAAAGTCATTCGCGCCGCTTCCGAAGTTCAGCCCGGCCAAAAATTGCGCACCCGCCTCAAGTCCGGCGAGATTCGCAGCGTAGTGGAGGGCGCGTCGGGGCAGGGTTCTTAA
- a CDS encoding TIGR00282 family metallophosphoesterase: MKILFIGDIVGEPGRRAVTGLVPRLRRQHELDLVIANGENSAGGSGITPKIAEEIYAAGVDIITTGDHLWDQKEVMGLLQNESRFLRPLNYPRGTPGQGSVIYQANNQPPVGILNVQGRTFMAALENPFIAARAEVEKLRQKTNIIFMDLHAEATSEKAAMARMLDGQVSAIIGTHTHVQTADEQIFPGGTAFLSDAGFTGPHESIIGREIEPVIKRFLTLQPQRFAVAEKDVKLQGAIIEINSHTGHAEKIQRVSEPWV, from the coding sequence GTGAAAATTCTCTTTATCGGCGACATCGTCGGCGAACCCGGGCGGCGCGCCGTTACCGGCCTCGTGCCCCGCCTGCGACGCCAGCACGAACTCGATCTCGTCATCGCCAATGGCGAAAATTCCGCCGGCGGCTCCGGCATCACGCCCAAAATCGCCGAAGAAATTTACGCCGCCGGTGTGGACATCATCACCACCGGCGACCATCTCTGGGACCAGAAAGAAGTCATGGGCCTCCTGCAAAACGAATCGCGCTTTCTGCGTCCGCTCAATTACCCGCGCGGCACCCCCGGCCAGGGCAGCGTCATTTATCAAGCCAACAACCAGCCGCCCGTCGGCATCCTCAACGTGCAAGGCCGCACCTTCATGGCCGCTCTCGAAAACCCCTTCATCGCCGCGCGCGCCGAAGTGGAAAAACTGCGCCAAAAAACCAACATCATTTTCATGGATCTCCACGCCGAGGCCACCTCTGAAAAAGCCGCGATGGCCCGCATGCTCGATGGCCAGGTCAGCGCCATCATCGGCACGCACACCCACGTCCAAACCGCCGACGAACAAATCTTCCCCGGCGGCACCGCCTTTCTGAGCGACGCCGGCTTCACCGGTCCGCACGAAAGCATCATCGGCCGTGAAATCGAACCCGTCATCAAACGCTTTTTGACATTGCAACCCCAGCGCTTCGCCGTCGCCGAAAAAGATGTGAAACTCCAGGGCGCAATCATCGAAATCAATTCCCACACCGGCCACGCCGAAAAAATCCAGCGCGTCTCCGAGCCGTGGGTGTAG
- a CDS encoding PQQ-binding-like beta-propeller repeat protein, translated as MNVKFLTLSLVAAMVLFSASADDWPQWQGPDRNAMSKETGLLKEWTKDGPALVWEIKGLGGGDSAPSVSGGRLFGMSNRGGYEVVWALSEKDGKTLWTTNLGPAFNQDWPQGKEGPGCTPTVDGDLVYVEGLGGNVDCLRTKDGSIVWRASLTQDFGGEVPNWSYRESPLVDGDKVILTPGGADATLVALDKKTGKTLWKSQVPGNPKAAYSSPIAIDFGGQRQYVQFTQKALIGVAASDGKFLWRYGRAANGFGVSCSTPIYHDGEVFAASAYGAGGGLVKLSKDTDGKFTAEEIYLSKKMQNHHGGMILLDGSLYGANGGNEGGALVCLDFQTGKVLWDERDDAGHRAPKGSVAYADGRIYYRTEAGPVLLIEPSPKSYIERGRFEQSDRSRLPAWSHPVVANGKLYVRDQDILFCYDVKAAGK; from the coding sequence ATGAATGTAAAATTCTTAACCCTCTCGCTTGTCGCGGCAATGGTTTTGTTCAGCGCTTCCGCCGATGATTGGCCGCAGTGGCAGGGGCCAGACCGAAATGCGATGTCCAAGGAAACGGGTTTGCTCAAGGAATGGACGAAGGACGGGCCAGCGCTGGTTTGGGAGATTAAGGGACTTGGCGGCGGGGATAGCGCGCCGTCGGTCTCGGGCGGGCGGCTTTTCGGGATGAGTAATCGCGGCGGTTACGAAGTTGTCTGGGCGTTGTCGGAAAAAGATGGCAAGACGCTTTGGACGACTAATCTGGGCCCGGCTTTCAACCAAGATTGGCCGCAGGGAAAAGAAGGCCCGGGTTGCACGCCCACGGTTGATGGTGATTTGGTGTACGTCGAGGGCCTGGGCGGCAATGTGGATTGTCTGCGCACAAAGGATGGTTCGATTGTTTGGCGGGCCAGTCTCACGCAGGATTTTGGCGGTGAAGTGCCCAACTGGAGTTACCGCGAATCGCCACTGGTGGACGGGGACAAGGTGATTTTGACGCCGGGTGGCGCGGACGCGACGCTGGTGGCGCTGGACAAGAAGACCGGCAAAACCCTTTGGAAGAGCCAGGTTCCCGGAAATCCCAAAGCGGCGTATTCCTCGCCCATCGCGATTGACTTTGGCGGGCAGCGTCAATATGTGCAGTTTACTCAGAAGGCGCTCATTGGGGTCGCGGCGTCCGACGGCAAATTTCTTTGGCGTTATGGCCGGGCGGCTAACGGTTTTGGCGTTAGCTGTTCGACGCCGATTTATCACGATGGCGAAGTGTTTGCGGCGTCGGCTTACGGCGCGGGCGGCGGGTTGGTGAAGTTGAGCAAGGATACCGACGGCAAGTTCACGGCGGAGGAAATTTATCTCAGCAAGAAAATGCAAAATCATCACGGCGGCATGATTCTGCTGGACGGAAGTCTTTACGGAGCCAACGGCGGCAATGAGGGCGGCGCGCTCGTTTGTCTTGATTTTCAAACGGGCAAAGTTTTGTGGGATGAACGTGACGATGCCGGGCATCGCGCGCCGAAAGGTTCGGTGGCTTACGCGGACGGAAGAATTTATTATCGCACGGAAGCGGGGCCGGTGCTGCTGATTGAGCCGAGCCCGAAGTCTTATATCGAGCGCGGGCGTTTCGAGCAATCCGACCGCAGCCGATTGCCGGCGTGGTCGCATCCGGTGGTCGCAAACGGCAAACTGTATGTGCGCGATCAGGATATTTTGTTTTGTTATGATGTGAAGGCGGCGGGGAAATAG